Proteins encoded by one window of Camelus bactrianus isolate YW-2024 breed Bactrian camel chromosome 9, ASM4877302v1, whole genome shotgun sequence:
- the LOC105061994 gene encoding liver carboxylesterase isoform X1 → MWLLALVVTSLATYAAWAGQPPSPPVVDTAQGRVLGKHVRLEGLAQPVAVFLGVPFAKPPLGSLRFAPPQPAEPWSFVKNTTSDPPMCSQDPVTGQMLSDFFTIRKEKIKLQFSEDCLYLNIYTPADLTKRSSLPVMVWIHGGRLVMGGASTYDGLALSAHENVVVVTIQYRLGIWGFFSTGDEHSQGNWGHLDQVAALHWVQKNIAHFGGDPGSVTIFGESAGGESVSVLVLSPLAKNLFHRAISESGVAFTAGLVQKDMKAAMKKIAVLAGCKTITSAVLVHCLRQKTEDELLEVSLKMNFFGPDSFSDTKEVKNRAFLPTVVDGVLLPKMPEEILAEQDFNTVPYIVGINKQEFGWIIPTMMGYPLSEGKLDQEEATALVQKSYSLLNIPKELAPVATEKYLAGTDDPVKKKDLLLDLIADRVFGVPSVNVARHHRDSGAPTYMYEFQYRPSFSSDMRPTTVAGDHGDEIFSVFGAPLLKGGTSEEETNLSKMVMKFWANFARNGNPNGEGLPHWPVYDQKEGYLQIGVTTQAAEKLKAEEVAFWTELLSKEAAKKASRTAHVEL, encoded by the exons ATGTGGCTCCTCGCTCTGGTAGTGACCTCCCTCGCCACTTACGCAGCTTGGG CAGGGCAGCCCCCCTCGCCGCCCGTCGTGGACACGGCGCAGGGCAGAGTCCTGGGGAAGCACGTCCGCTTAGAAGGACTTGCACAGCCTGTGGCCGTTTTCCTGGGAGTCCCTTTTGCCAAGCCCCCTCTCGGATCCTTGAGGTTTGCCCCGCCGCAGCCTGCAGAACCATGGAGCTTCGTGAAGAACACCACCTCCGACCCTCCTAT GTGCTCCCAAGACCCAGTGACCGGGCAGATGCTCTCAGACTTCTTTACCATCAGAAAGGAGAAGATTAAACTCCAGTTTTCCGAAGACTGTCTTTACCTAAATATTTACACCCCCGCTGACTTGACGAAGAGAAGCAGCCTGCCC GTGATGGTGTGGATCCACGGAGGACGTCTGGTGATGGGCGGGGCATCAACCTATGACGGGCTGGCCCTCTCTGCCCATGAAAACGTGGTGGTGGTGACCATTCAGTACCGCCTGGGCATCTGGGGGTTCTTCAG CACTGGGGACGAACACAGCCAGGGGAACTGGGGTCACCTGGACCAGGTGGCCGCCCTGCACTGGGTCCAGAAGAACATCGCCCACTTTGGAGGAGACCCAGGCTCTGTGACCATCTTTGGGGAGTCAGCTGGAGGGGAAAGTGTCTCGGTTCTT GTGTTATCTCCCCTGGCCAAGAATCTCTTCCACCGGGCCATCTCTGAGAGCGGCGTGGCTTTCACTGCTGGCCTGGTCCAGAAGGACATGAAGGCTGCCATGAAG AAAATTGCGGTCCTTGCTGGGTGTAAAACCATCACCTCGGCTGTCCTTGTTCACTGCCTGCGCCAGAAGACAGAGGACGAGCTCTTGGAGGTGTCGCTTAAGATG AACTTTTTCGGTCCTGATTCATTTTCAGATACCAAGGAGGTTAAG AACCGTGCTTTCCTGCCCACGGTGGTGGACGGAGTGCTGCTGCCGAAGATGCCTGAAGAGATTCTGGCTGAACAGGACTTCAACACCGTCCCCTACATCGTGGGGATCAACAAGCAGGAGTTTGGCTGGATTATTCCAACG ATGATGGGTTACCCACTCTCTGAAGGCAAACTGGACCAGGAAGAGGCCACAGCACTCGTGCAGAAGTCCTACTCTCTCCTT AACATCCCTAAGGAACTGGCTCCGGTGGCTACTGAGAAGTATTTAGCAGGGACAGATGACCCTGTCAAAAAGAAAGACCTGTTACTCGACTTGATTGCAGATCGGGTGTTTGGTGTCCCATCTGTGAATGTGGCTCGTCACCACAGAG ATTCCGGGGCCCCCACCTACATGTATGAGTTCCAGTATCGCCCAAGCTTCTCGTCAGACATGAGACCCACGACGGTGGCAGGAGACCACGGGGATGAGATCTTCTCCGTCTTCGGGGCTCCACTTTTAAAAG GGGGCACCTCAGAAGAGGAGACCAATCTCAGCAAGATGGTGATGAAATTCTGGGCCAACTTTGCTCGGAACGG GAATCCCAATGGCGAGGGGCTGCCCCACTGGCCGGTGTACGACCAAAAGGAAGGCTACCTTCAGATTGGCGTCACCACCCAGGCAGCCGAGAAGCTGAAAGCCGAGGAAGTGGCTTTCTGGACCGAGCTCCTGTCCAAGGAGGCAGCGAAGAAGGCATCCCGGACAGCACACGTCGAGCTGTGA
- the LOC105061994 gene encoding liver carboxylesterase isoform X2, with product MWLLALVVTSLATYAAWGQPPSPPVVDTAQGRVLGKHVRLEGLAQPVAVFLGVPFAKPPLGSLRFAPPQPAEPWSFVKNTTSDPPMCSQDPVTGQMLSDFFTIRKEKIKLQFSEDCLYLNIYTPADLTKRSSLPVMVWIHGGRLVMGGASTYDGLALSAHENVVVVTIQYRLGIWGFFSTGDEHSQGNWGHLDQVAALHWVQKNIAHFGGDPGSVTIFGESAGGESVSVLVLSPLAKNLFHRAISESGVAFTAGLVQKDMKAAMKKIAVLAGCKTITSAVLVHCLRQKTEDELLEVSLKMNFFGPDSFSDTKEVKNRAFLPTVVDGVLLPKMPEEILAEQDFNTVPYIVGINKQEFGWIIPTMMGYPLSEGKLDQEEATALVQKSYSLLNIPKELAPVATEKYLAGTDDPVKKKDLLLDLIADRVFGVPSVNVARHHRDSGAPTYMYEFQYRPSFSSDMRPTTVAGDHGDEIFSVFGAPLLKGGTSEEETNLSKMVMKFWANFARNGNPNGEGLPHWPVYDQKEGYLQIGVTTQAAEKLKAEEVAFWTELLSKEAAKKASRTAHVEL from the exons ATGTGGCTCCTCGCTCTGGTAGTGACCTCCCTCGCCACTTACGCAGCTTGGG GGCAGCCCCCCTCGCCGCCCGTCGTGGACACGGCGCAGGGCAGAGTCCTGGGGAAGCACGTCCGCTTAGAAGGACTTGCACAGCCTGTGGCCGTTTTCCTGGGAGTCCCTTTTGCCAAGCCCCCTCTCGGATCCTTGAGGTTTGCCCCGCCGCAGCCTGCAGAACCATGGAGCTTCGTGAAGAACACCACCTCCGACCCTCCTAT GTGCTCCCAAGACCCAGTGACCGGGCAGATGCTCTCAGACTTCTTTACCATCAGAAAGGAGAAGATTAAACTCCAGTTTTCCGAAGACTGTCTTTACCTAAATATTTACACCCCCGCTGACTTGACGAAGAGAAGCAGCCTGCCC GTGATGGTGTGGATCCACGGAGGACGTCTGGTGATGGGCGGGGCATCAACCTATGACGGGCTGGCCCTCTCTGCCCATGAAAACGTGGTGGTGGTGACCATTCAGTACCGCCTGGGCATCTGGGGGTTCTTCAG CACTGGGGACGAACACAGCCAGGGGAACTGGGGTCACCTGGACCAGGTGGCCGCCCTGCACTGGGTCCAGAAGAACATCGCCCACTTTGGAGGAGACCCAGGCTCTGTGACCATCTTTGGGGAGTCAGCTGGAGGGGAAAGTGTCTCGGTTCTT GTGTTATCTCCCCTGGCCAAGAATCTCTTCCACCGGGCCATCTCTGAGAGCGGCGTGGCTTTCACTGCTGGCCTGGTCCAGAAGGACATGAAGGCTGCCATGAAG AAAATTGCGGTCCTTGCTGGGTGTAAAACCATCACCTCGGCTGTCCTTGTTCACTGCCTGCGCCAGAAGACAGAGGACGAGCTCTTGGAGGTGTCGCTTAAGATG AACTTTTTCGGTCCTGATTCATTTTCAGATACCAAGGAGGTTAAG AACCGTGCTTTCCTGCCCACGGTGGTGGACGGAGTGCTGCTGCCGAAGATGCCTGAAGAGATTCTGGCTGAACAGGACTTCAACACCGTCCCCTACATCGTGGGGATCAACAAGCAGGAGTTTGGCTGGATTATTCCAACG ATGATGGGTTACCCACTCTCTGAAGGCAAACTGGACCAGGAAGAGGCCACAGCACTCGTGCAGAAGTCCTACTCTCTCCTT AACATCCCTAAGGAACTGGCTCCGGTGGCTACTGAGAAGTATTTAGCAGGGACAGATGACCCTGTCAAAAAGAAAGACCTGTTACTCGACTTGATTGCAGATCGGGTGTTTGGTGTCCCATCTGTGAATGTGGCTCGTCACCACAGAG ATTCCGGGGCCCCCACCTACATGTATGAGTTCCAGTATCGCCCAAGCTTCTCGTCAGACATGAGACCCACGACGGTGGCAGGAGACCACGGGGATGAGATCTTCTCCGTCTTCGGGGCTCCACTTTTAAAAG GGGGCACCTCAGAAGAGGAGACCAATCTCAGCAAGATGGTGATGAAATTCTGGGCCAACTTTGCTCGGAACGG GAATCCCAATGGCGAGGGGCTGCCCCACTGGCCGGTGTACGACCAAAAGGAAGGCTACCTTCAGATTGGCGTCACCACCCAGGCAGCCGAGAAGCTGAAAGCCGAGGAAGTGGCTTTCTGGACCGAGCTCCTGTCCAAGGAGGCAGCGAAGAAGGCATCCCGGACAGCACACGTCGAGCTGTGA
- the LOC105061994 gene encoding liver carboxylesterase isoform X3 yields the protein MLSDFFTIRKEKIKLQFSEDCLYLNIYTPADLTKRSSLPVMVWIHGGRLVMGGASTYDGLALSAHENVVVVTIQYRLGIWGFFSTGDEHSQGNWGHLDQVAALHWVQKNIAHFGGDPGSVTIFGESAGGESVSVLVLSPLAKNLFHRAISESGVAFTAGLVQKDMKAAMKKIAVLAGCKTITSAVLVHCLRQKTEDELLEVSLKMNFFGPDSFSDTKEVKNRAFLPTVVDGVLLPKMPEEILAEQDFNTVPYIVGINKQEFGWIIPTMMGYPLSEGKLDQEEATALVQKSYSLLNIPKELAPVATEKYLAGTDDPVKKKDLLLDLIADRVFGVPSVNVARHHRDSGAPTYMYEFQYRPSFSSDMRPTTVAGDHGDEIFSVFGAPLLKGGTSEEETNLSKMVMKFWANFARNGNPNGEGLPHWPVYDQKEGYLQIGVTTQAAEKLKAEEVAFWTELLSKEAAKKASRTAHVEL from the exons ATGCTCTCAGACTTCTTTACCATCAGAAAGGAGAAGATTAAACTCCAGTTTTCCGAAGACTGTCTTTACCTAAATATTTACACCCCCGCTGACTTGACGAAGAGAAGCAGCCTGCCC GTGATGGTGTGGATCCACGGAGGACGTCTGGTGATGGGCGGGGCATCAACCTATGACGGGCTGGCCCTCTCTGCCCATGAAAACGTGGTGGTGGTGACCATTCAGTACCGCCTGGGCATCTGGGGGTTCTTCAG CACTGGGGACGAACACAGCCAGGGGAACTGGGGTCACCTGGACCAGGTGGCCGCCCTGCACTGGGTCCAGAAGAACATCGCCCACTTTGGAGGAGACCCAGGCTCTGTGACCATCTTTGGGGAGTCAGCTGGAGGGGAAAGTGTCTCGGTTCTT GTGTTATCTCCCCTGGCCAAGAATCTCTTCCACCGGGCCATCTCTGAGAGCGGCGTGGCTTTCACTGCTGGCCTGGTCCAGAAGGACATGAAGGCTGCCATGAAG AAAATTGCGGTCCTTGCTGGGTGTAAAACCATCACCTCGGCTGTCCTTGTTCACTGCCTGCGCCAGAAGACAGAGGACGAGCTCTTGGAGGTGTCGCTTAAGATG AACTTTTTCGGTCCTGATTCATTTTCAGATACCAAGGAGGTTAAG AACCGTGCTTTCCTGCCCACGGTGGTGGACGGAGTGCTGCTGCCGAAGATGCCTGAAGAGATTCTGGCTGAACAGGACTTCAACACCGTCCCCTACATCGTGGGGATCAACAAGCAGGAGTTTGGCTGGATTATTCCAACG ATGATGGGTTACCCACTCTCTGAAGGCAAACTGGACCAGGAAGAGGCCACAGCACTCGTGCAGAAGTCCTACTCTCTCCTT AACATCCCTAAGGAACTGGCTCCGGTGGCTACTGAGAAGTATTTAGCAGGGACAGATGACCCTGTCAAAAAGAAAGACCTGTTACTCGACTTGATTGCAGATCGGGTGTTTGGTGTCCCATCTGTGAATGTGGCTCGTCACCACAGAG ATTCCGGGGCCCCCACCTACATGTATGAGTTCCAGTATCGCCCAAGCTTCTCGTCAGACATGAGACCCACGACGGTGGCAGGAGACCACGGGGATGAGATCTTCTCCGTCTTCGGGGCTCCACTTTTAAAAG GGGGCACCTCAGAAGAGGAGACCAATCTCAGCAAGATGGTGATGAAATTCTGGGCCAACTTTGCTCGGAACGG GAATCCCAATGGCGAGGGGCTGCCCCACTGGCCGGTGTACGACCAAAAGGAAGGCTACCTTCAGATTGGCGTCACCACCCAGGCAGCCGAGAAGCTGAAAGCCGAGGAAGTGGCTTTCTGGACCGAGCTCCTGTCCAAGGAGGCAGCGAAGAAGGCATCCCGGACAGCACACGTCGAGCTGTGA